Proteins encoded within one genomic window of Romeriopsis navalis LEGE 11480:
- a CDS encoding transposase: MTLPRAAKPTIRFVDEYCEQYRDIFPTVQSFETFKYLHLGMISELKRKSLPAIARAVGLSNSQGLLNFLTESPWKVYRLRQARLALILSLLHDQEIVLMIDETGDCKKGEATDYVQRQYIGNVGKRENGIVAVTAYALYNGMILPLCFEVYKPKSVYVQFPTAMPSRNIAANR, translated from the coding sequence ATGACGTTACCGCGCGCCGCTAAACCGACAATTCGCTTTGTGGATGAATACTGTGAGCAATATCGGGATATATTCCCGACGGTACAGAGCTTTGAAACATTTAAGTATCTGCATTTGGGGATGATCTCGGAGTTGAAACGCAAAAGTTTACCCGCCATTGCCCGTGCCGTTGGCTTGAGTAATTCCCAAGGGTTATTGAACTTTTTAACCGAATCGCCGTGGAAGGTATATCGATTGCGCCAAGCCCGCCTCGCGCTAATTTTATCGCTGCTGCACGACCAAGAAATTGTCTTGATGATTGATGAGACGGGTGATTGCAAGAAAGGTGAAGCGACTGATTATGTGCAACGTCAATATATTGGGAATGTCGGCAAACGTGAAAACGGCATTGTCGCTGTGACTGCTTACGCGTTGTATAACGGCATGATTTTGCCGTTGTGCTTTGAAGTCTACAAGCCCAAATCCGTTTACGTCCAATTCCCTACAGCGATGCCATCGAGGAACATCGCAGCAAACCGGTGA
- a CDS encoding Nif11-like leader peptide family natural product precursor, whose protein sequence is MAQQTVAELFRAAQANSNLRNALNQASSIEKFIEMAKDYGYDFTLAEWKAATGFSVEEIQGELSEIPGV, encoded by the coding sequence ATGGCTCAACAAACGGTGGCAGAACTATTCCGTGCTGCTCAAGCAAATTCTAATTTGCGCAATGCGCTTAATCAGGCATCAAGTATTGAAAAATTTATTGAGATGGCTAAAGACTATGGCTATGATTTCACTCTAGCAGAGTGGAAAGCGGCTACAGGATTTAGTGTTGAAGAGATACAAGGCGAATTATCGGAAATTCCAGGTGTTTGA
- a CDS encoding ATP-binding protein, with protein sequence MINDLLDDELNIFFKGIDDQFNGISARFERLSTEFNLSDLERQIIKSCFIQELDGLDFGEDFKATFTGNNITFSNCCEPAYLQNLAAVISPKSHLLRWELIDIDRSEATLFKQSLFINNRIFQYLIDQEQNTIDSQLDGVVSLKNLPSDISLSKSQKNHANNLKELLRSQNTTPAKVIEIFGVDSLTKKILLSSALNNKSSLAILELNADVLPSDISQLTLFKMMWEREAHLLDATLVLNCENISNDDATMRSAKNAVRSILHLFLNDNYSSVKRLPMIILSHDRLNIDASSTLYVNVALPTLSEQKELWKNKLNQLELQKNFIDQLVNYFNFSAHDIQSICNQIPKNEAAVWDACLQHTRPRLSGLTEHIPTKSFDHTQPWGILVLPEEQKRTLESIVQHVKYRTQVYDDWGFSNGTSRGWGITALFTGGSGTGKTLAAESLASHLKLDLYRIDLSTVVSKYIGETEKNLRQIFDAADAGGAILLFDEADAIFGKRSNVKDSHDRYANMEVSYLLQKIESYRGLAILTTNFKDSLDPAFLRRLRFVIQFPFPGELERQKIWHNIFMYRRGNLSSPQQPVDNQLKQLARLDLTGGNIRNIALNAAFIAASNRPEVGNADPDSVSIKMEYLLEAAQAEYLKLERTWTLSEAEMAYWKELEGILIKVPTLPAQSLQEQPRES encoded by the coding sequence GTGATAAACGATCTTTTAGATGATGAATTAAATATCTTTTTTAAGGGCATAGATGATCAATTTAATGGTATAAGTGCTCGATTCGAAAGGCTTTCTACTGAATTCAATCTAAGTGATTTAGAGCGTCAGATTATTAAATCTTGTTTCATACAAGAGCTCGATGGCCTTGATTTTGGAGAAGATTTCAAAGCCACATTTACTGGAAATAATATTACATTTTCAAATTGTTGTGAGCCCGCATACTTACAAAATCTTGCAGCAGTAATTTCGCCAAAATCTCATCTACTTCGCTGGGAATTAATTGATATTGATAGATCAGAGGCCACTCTATTCAAACAATCATTATTTATTAATAATCGAATTTTCCAATATCTAATTGATCAAGAGCAGAATACAATTGATAGTCAATTAGATGGTGTCGTAAGCCTGAAAAATTTACCCTCAGATATATCCTTATCCAAATCACAAAAAAATCACGCTAATAATTTAAAGGAATTGCTGAGGTCCCAGAACACTACTCCCGCTAAGGTTATCGAAATTTTTGGTGTTGATTCATTAACAAAGAAAATTTTATTGTCAAGTGCACTAAATAATAAATCTAGTCTTGCTATTCTAGAATTAAATGCTGATGTTTTACCATCAGATATATCTCAACTGACTTTATTCAAAATGATGTGGGAACGGGAAGCTCATTTATTGGATGCGACTCTGGTCCTCAACTGTGAAAATATATCTAATGATGATGCTACTATGCGTAGTGCAAAAAATGCGGTAAGGAGTATCTTGCATCTATTCCTTAATGATAATTACTCATCTGTCAAACGATTGCCTATGATTATATTGAGTCATGATCGACTCAATATAGATGCTTCTTCCACGCTATATGTTAATGTTGCCTTGCCGACTTTATCAGAGCAAAAAGAGCTTTGGAAAAATAAGCTAAATCAGCTTGAATTACAGAAAAATTTTATTGATCAGCTAGTAAATTATTTTAATTTTTCTGCACATGACATTCAGAGTATCTGTAACCAGATTCCCAAAAATGAAGCAGCAGTGTGGGATGCATGTCTACAACATACGCGTCCTAGGCTTTCGGGATTAACTGAACATATCCCAACAAAGTCATTTGATCATACCCAACCATGGGGAATCTTAGTTTTACCAGAGGAGCAGAAGAGAACCTTAGAATCAATCGTCCAACATGTAAAGTATCGCACTCAAGTTTATGACGACTGGGGATTTTCAAATGGCACCTCTCGTGGTTGGGGTATCACCGCACTATTTACAGGCGGAAGTGGCACGGGTAAAACGCTAGCTGCAGAATCACTTGCAAGTCACCTAAAATTAGACCTTTATCGGATCGATCTTAGTACTGTCGTTAGTAAGTATATTGGAGAAACAGAGAAAAATCTGCGGCAAATTTTTGATGCGGCTGATGCGGGGGGTGCAATCTTATTATTCGATGAGGCTGACGCTATATTCGGCAAACGCAGCAATGTCAAGGATTCTCACGATCGTTATGCCAATATGGAGGTTTCTTATCTCCTACAAAAAATAGAATCCTACCGTGGTCTGGCAATCCTCACCACAAACTTTAAAGACTCCCTTGACCCTGCCTTCTTAAGACGCTTACGCTTTGTTATACAATTTCCTTTCCCAGGAGAGTTAGAGCGTCAAAAGATTTGGCACAATATTTTTATGTACCGCCGAGGGAACCTATCTTCTCCGCAACAGCCTGTAGACAATCAACTTAAGCAATTAGCAAGGCTTGATCTTACAGGTGGTAATATTCGTAATATTGCTCTTAATGCTGCCTTTATTGCTGCTTCTAATAGGCCAGAAGTAGGCAATGCGGACCCTGATTCTGTCAGTATTAAGATGGAATATCTATTAGAAGCAGCCCAGGCAGAATACCTCAAGCTAGAACGCACTTGGACTTTGTCAGAGGCAGAAATGGCGTACTGGAAAGAATTAGAGGGAATACTAATTAAAGTCCCTACACTTCCTGCTCAATCACTTCAAGAGCAGCCTCGGGAGTCATAA
- a CDS encoding DUF4255 domain-containing protein, whose amino-acid sequence MSNFLAIASITAALKRTLQMHIEQDVQGTRVTTRRPNEIDISAAGGKGGVNLFLYHVITNPALNNIDAAPIRARSTSLKRQAALDLHYILNFYGPEETLEPQRLLGSAIRTLNDKRIITAEMIEEACNQIGVLSTSNLHRQIQQINVIPLDLSIEDLSKTWAIFFQSPYLLSVAYKVMVVIVEGDEVMPKSLPIRESRLHTDRDLQQEEKDLYLQGVPEDEQKEPKPDRQFFRAAPYFQIPHIDSIQPKNCETHQAIVLGSTLQIKGKNLKANPAIGTYATSIYINDTKHEIDKDPIENRNKLGEVNNEITLELKREHTPRAGIHTLKIIHSLDSSDNRNSSNRHGLESNTLPFMLSPIIEETRLLEGSEDYNKLILGELEITLNMEIFPNQKIILFLNSVELDPSQAYAFETSIEQESKNIIFKIQSVTSGKYLARIMIDGAESPLNFNDDLKSGEYEKYIEPAIEIKV is encoded by the coding sequence ATGAGTAATTTTCTGGCCATTGCCTCTATTACCGCTGCTCTAAAGCGCACTTTACAAATGCACATTGAGCAGGACGTTCAAGGCACGCGTGTTACAACACGGCGGCCAAATGAGATTGATATCAGTGCCGCAGGCGGAAAAGGTGGTGTTAATCTATTTCTCTATCACGTTATTACAAACCCTGCCCTGAACAATATTGACGCTGCGCCAATTCGGGCACGCAGCACATCGCTGAAGCGCCAAGCGGCACTAGATCTACACTATATCCTTAATTTCTATGGCCCCGAAGAAACGCTAGAGCCTCAAAGGCTTTTAGGAAGTGCCATTCGTACACTAAATGACAAACGCATCATTACCGCTGAAATGATCGAGGAAGCCTGCAATCAGATTGGAGTTTTGAGCACTTCCAACTTACATCGACAGATTCAGCAAATAAATGTCATACCACTAGATTTATCGATCGAGGATCTATCCAAGACCTGGGCCATCTTTTTCCAAAGCCCCTACCTCTTATCCGTTGCCTATAAAGTAATGGTTGTAATAGTCGAGGGAGATGAGGTTATGCCGAAATCGCTCCCAATCCGTGAGAGTCGTCTACATACCGATCGGGATCTTCAGCAAGAAGAAAAGGACCTTTATTTGCAGGGGGTTCCAGAAGATGAACAAAAGGAACCTAAACCCGATCGACAATTTTTCAGAGCTGCACCATATTTTCAAATTCCCCATATCGATAGTATACAGCCCAAAAACTGTGAGACACATCAAGCAATTGTTTTAGGCTCTACACTCCAGATAAAAGGCAAAAATTTAAAAGCTAACCCAGCTATAGGTACATATGCCACCAGCATATATATCAATGATACAAAGCATGAAATAGACAAAGACCCTATAGAAAATAGAAATAAACTTGGAGAAGTGAATAATGAAATAACGCTTGAGCTAAAAAGAGAACATACACCCAGAGCTGGAATTCATACTCTCAAAATTATTCATTCACTAGATTCATCAGATAATAGAAATTCATCTAATCGACATGGATTAGAATCAAATACCTTGCCATTTATGCTCAGCCCAATCATTGAGGAAACTAGGCTTTTAGAAGGATCAGAAGATTACAATAAATTAATCTTAGGGGAATTGGAAATAACACTCAATATGGAGATTTTTCCAAACCAAAAAATTATACTATTTCTAAACAGCGTAGAATTAGATCCTTCCCAAGCCTATGCATTTGAAACTTCAATCGAGCAAGAAAGCAAAAACATAATTTTCAAGATACAGTCTGTAACTTCTGGAAAATATCTTGCTCGTATAATGATAGATGGAGCAGAAAGTCCTTTAAATTTCAATGATGATTTAAAAAGCGGAGAATATGAAAAATATATTGAACCGGCGATTGAAATTAAAGTTTAA
- a CDS encoding response regulator — MNTSLTIKSSCPISTLLIDDCHEFRQGLRDLLNFYNLTSDLQFQVVGQAASLTAAVQCAIDQTPQLILLDMELSDGTGIDVLQRLKQEHKLSHVLVISGHDEDELIFRTMQAGAQGYIFKHCLSTQLLEAIQLVLQEKVYLSPEVATRFFNYFHFSSGKPTRCHSTIHLTERERDVVYWLVQGASNEVISKELYITVGTVKAYLTTIFEKLNVSSRTQAALQALKLGLVSV; from the coding sequence ATGAACACCAGTTTAACCATCAAATCAAGTTGCCCCATCTCAACGCTCTTAATCGATGACTGCCATGAGTTTCGCCAAGGCCTCAGAGATCTACTCAATTTCTATAACCTCACTAGTGATCTACAGTTTCAGGTAGTGGGACAAGCGGCTTCACTCACTGCTGCTGTCCAATGTGCCATAGATCAAACGCCTCAACTAATTCTGCTGGATATGGAGCTATCGGATGGTACAGGTATTGACGTCTTGCAGCGACTAAAACAAGAGCATAAACTCAGCCATGTTCTTGTGATATCTGGTCATGACGAAGATGAACTAATTTTTCGGACGATGCAGGCTGGTGCCCAAGGTTATATCTTTAAGCATTGCCTATCGACACAGTTACTTGAAGCAATTCAATTAGTCCTCCAGGAAAAAGTCTATTTATCCCCAGAAGTCGCGACACGATTCTTTAATTACTTCCATTTCTCTAGTGGTAAACCAACTCGCTGCCACTCGACAATTCACCTAACCGAGAGGGAAAGAGATGTAGTGTATTGGCTAGTACAGGGGGCATCCAACGAGGTTATTTCGAAGGAACTCTATATTACCGTCGGTACAGTCAAAGCTTATCTCACAACGATTTTTGAAAAGCTGAATGTTAGCAGTCGCACTCAAGCAGCCTTGCAAGCACTCAAGCTCGGCCTGGTATCCGTATAG
- a CDS encoding sensor histidine kinase, protein MSGQVTPLNRSSLAHITQVSKTHINEDNIDSYPSATFDLKQFVTQVGLLGGCIAEAGIVQTLIDPKCCWTKQVQKYVQDYITNHQAQLASTMICCLSLKSASIDQPNIHSVYIYQLYSSQGSTSYLCCWSDLPLSEKDQYCLSLFAQTLRTQAELDRYSFIEQRSKLCLQKIRHQLQTPISLNQLYIDLLKTASLSQEATNWLGHLQRLNHSLANDVSQLTQSQQADQTTEIHDLRQLLEEVADRLTPQLQAKELTIEYPHHPFRISTDPWKLQQILQNLLTNAISFSPQGGEIRIDWQILASSILLTVSDQGHGLSESDLSSVGIPFYSRRPGGTGLGLTIVQQLLKEQQGDLWAKNHPAGGAQFCFTLPQCA, encoded by the coding sequence ATGTCTGGTCAAGTTACCCCGTTGAATCGAAGTTCGTTAGCTCATATTACCCAGGTTTCCAAAACCCATATAAATGAAGACAATATAGATTCCTACCCATCCGCCACATTTGACCTCAAGCAATTCGTCACGCAAGTCGGGCTGCTGGGTGGATGCATTGCAGAAGCTGGTATAGTCCAGACCTTAATTGATCCCAAATGTTGTTGGACAAAGCAGGTTCAGAAATATGTTCAGGACTACATAACAAATCATCAGGCTCAACTAGCCTCAACCATGATTTGTTGTTTATCTCTAAAGTCTGCATCGATTGACCAACCCAATATCCACTCCGTCTATATTTACCAGTTGTATAGCTCACAGGGCAGTACGAGTTATCTGTGTTGCTGGAGCGATCTCCCTCTATCCGAAAAAGATCAGTATTGTCTTTCTCTCTTCGCGCAGACGCTGAGGACACAAGCAGAATTGGATCGTTATAGCTTTATAGAGCAACGTTCCAAGCTATGCCTCCAAAAAATACGTCACCAGCTCCAAACCCCGATTTCCCTAAATCAGCTATATATTGACCTACTGAAAACAGCATCACTGAGTCAAGAAGCCACTAACTGGCTTGGACATCTCCAAAGACTAAATCATTCGCTTGCGAATGACGTGAGCCAGTTAACTCAGTCCCAGCAAGCGGATCAAACAACCGAAATCCACGACTTACGTCAACTCCTAGAGGAAGTAGCCGATCGCTTAACCCCACAGCTCCAGGCAAAAGAACTAACCATAGAATATCCTCATCATCCATTCAGGATCTCAACAGACCCATGGAAGCTACAGCAAATTCTCCAAAATCTTCTCACTAATGCGATCTCCTTCAGTCCCCAGGGTGGTGAAATCAGAATTGACTGGCAGATCTTAGCATCCTCCATTCTGTTAACTGTTAGTGACCAGGGACACGGCCTATCTGAGTCAGATTTATCCTCCGTTGGAATCCCGTTTTATTCACGTCGGCCAGGTGGCACAGGTTTAGGACTGACGATCGTGCAACAGTTGCTCAAAGAGCAACAAGGTGATTTATGGGCAAAGAATCATCCTGCCGGTGGTGCCCAGTTTTGCTTTACTTTGCCACAATGCGCCTAG
- a CDS encoding phage tail sheath family protein: MALDYFAPGVYVEEVDRGSRPIEGLSMSVAGFIGFTEDIRGDAKPFEPQLITSWEQYLKCYASEGSKGFTSFDAYLPFAVKGWFDNGGGRCWVSSIGTQLPGSQTTEDNSATRLFNPAGKESLKINLKDAKDETVVLSIANAQPLNKKRNHFDFVVKYENEELERVEDLKIEPDDLNKFQQDFNERSKTFSIANESIEKLSLILDNEFELGKSKIPSLALRPVNQKKSFLSLVNDNSDFDEKVIGNWSQKNQFLFENSCNGLEEINQSLNSTIQDIVDAKYERLKSYYDVAITQQSILSICQIKEYRRHGESVYSQVQNLLGAHSEIQNILRDLTSQNLPDNPLKAHINNRFEGFINALNEILNSSNDDSLESDLNDLKVSGIENLNISIIEEIIQEILGSSTAKNPVVIKRCLRREVDKLSIGSKQVKLGLEQFQIKLESNRFDCDDFCESLWELKVIHEIINSVSGVMDLDELKIVRYNQIFLTISRLGLIELKIASLSGEEKQYEEKLIRNRVEIYHELSQIAQELDLSTRILDSESDDSSLEENHQLLIKTLFKSLNERLESISSREPKSFIEILLIQNVNILLAENKNVLDQFCEGMSQQGGDIGLALMGVAEDLLLDANLPDRIADKEKLTISIEDNQLEFEADNSAPNTGEYFQIFVECGDKKEHFPYVTMDDVSSESEPKHFEYVGRVLEKSKLISAEDIYSDQKSRPLTRRPANGTYEIRKPLHSMEPETVEAHVYGSQDDRQGIHGLFEIDEVSMIAFPDLMKLYEGDKKSAEPFLDLEQIHGIMEVMISRCETSFPSPPHRMVVLDPPPVKLRLGRGSVAPEEQKPQDVAQWLKDFNRRSMFAALYYPWIKVPNPNKAGKPLLVPPCGHMMGIWCRTDQNRGIYKAPANETPRGVTGLAYETNIREQELLNPEGINCIRNFSNYSRGYKIWGARTLVEPDNIQWRYISVRRLISYIEKSIERGTQWVVFEPNDEDLWARVTRTVEGFLAGLWRDGALFGSSPADAFYVKCDGDLNTHDTMMKGRLYIEVGVSPVRPAEFVIFRLSQWAPNQ; the protein is encoded by the coding sequence ATGGCATTAGACTACTTTGCCCCTGGTGTCTATGTTGAGGAAGTCGATCGTGGGAGTCGCCCGATCGAGGGACTCAGCATGAGTGTTGCTGGATTTATTGGTTTCACTGAAGATATTCGTGGAGATGCTAAGCCTTTTGAGCCACAGCTAATAACTAGTTGGGAGCAATATTTAAAGTGCTATGCCAGCGAGGGATCGAAGGGTTTTACTTCATTTGATGCTTATTTACCGTTTGCTGTGAAGGGGTGGTTTGATAATGGTGGTGGGCGTTGTTGGGTAAGTAGTATTGGAACACAGTTGCCAGGCAGCCAAACTACTGAAGATAATTCAGCTACTCGTCTTTTCAATCCAGCAGGTAAGGAATCTCTTAAAATAAATCTAAAGGATGCAAAAGATGAAACAGTTGTACTCAGTATTGCAAATGCCCAGCCTTTAAACAAAAAGCGGAATCATTTTGATTTCGTTGTCAAATATGAAAATGAAGAACTTGAACGTGTTGAAGATTTGAAGATCGAACCTGATGATCTAAACAAGTTTCAACAGGATTTCAATGAAAGGAGTAAAACTTTTTCTATTGCCAATGAAAGTATTGAGAAACTGAGCTTAATTCTTGATAATGAATTTGAGTTGGGAAAATCAAAAATTCCATCATTAGCGCTACGACCTGTAAATCAAAAAAAATCATTCCTTTCGTTGGTGAATGATAATTCTGATTTTGATGAAAAAGTCATTGGAAATTGGAGTCAAAAAAATCAATTCTTATTTGAAAATTCGTGCAATGGTTTAGAGGAAATAAATCAATCACTGAATTCAACAATCCAAGATATAGTAGATGCAAAATATGAAAGACTAAAGTCTTATTATGATGTAGCAATCACTCAACAAAGTATATTAAGCATTTGTCAAATTAAAGAGTATAGACGTCATGGAGAATCAGTTTATAGTCAAGTCCAAAATTTGCTAGGTGCTCATAGTGAAATTCAGAATATTTTGAGAGATCTGACCTCCCAAAATCTGCCAGATAATCCGCTGAAAGCCCATATAAATAATCGATTTGAAGGCTTCATAAATGCACTTAATGAAATACTTAATTCTTCGAATGATGATTCGCTAGAGAGTGATTTAAATGATTTAAAGGTTTCTGGAATTGAAAACTTGAATATCAGTATAATTGAAGAAATTATACAAGAAATATTAGGGAGTAGTACTGCAAAGAACCCTGTAGTTATTAAAAGATGTTTACGTAGGGAGGTTGACAAACTAAGTATAGGCTCAAAACAAGTAAAGCTAGGATTAGAACAATTCCAGATAAAATTAGAATCGAATAGATTTGATTGTGATGATTTTTGTGAATCTCTTTGGGAATTAAAAGTGATACATGAAATTATTAATAGTGTGTCTGGGGTGATGGATTTGGATGAGCTTAAAATAGTACGTTATAATCAAATATTCTTAACAATTAGTCGTTTAGGGTTGATTGAATTGAAGATTGCAAGCCTATCAGGCGAGGAAAAACAGTATGAAGAAAAGTTGATTCGAAATAGAGTAGAAATATATCATGAGCTGTCTCAGATTGCGCAGGAGCTAGATTTATCTACTAGGATTTTAGATTCTGAGTCTGACGACTCTAGTCTGGAAGAAAATCATCAATTGTTGATAAAGACCCTGTTTAAAAGTTTGAATGAAAGATTGGAGTCGATAAGCTCAAGAGAACCCAAGAGCTTCATAGAAATTCTCCTGATACAAAATGTGAATATTTTATTGGCAGAGAACAAAAATGTTCTAGATCAGTTTTGTGAGGGGATGTCTCAGCAGGGGGGAGATATTGGTTTAGCCTTGATGGGTGTGGCAGAAGATTTACTGTTAGATGCTAACTTGCCTGACAGAATTGCTGATAAGGAAAAGTTGACTATCAGTATAGAAGATAACCAGTTAGAATTCGAAGCTGATAACTCCGCTCCAAATACTGGGGAGTATTTCCAAATCTTTGTTGAATGCGGTGACAAGAAAGAACACTTTCCTTATGTCACAATGGATGATGTCTCCTCAGAGAGTGAGCCTAAGCATTTTGAGTATGTAGGTAGAGTATTAGAAAAATCGAAGTTAATCTCCGCGGAAGATATCTATTCTGATCAGAAATCCCGTCCACTAACTCGAAGACCCGCTAACGGCACCTACGAAATTCGAAAACCACTTCATAGTATGGAACCAGAAACTGTAGAAGCTCATGTTTATGGCTCACAAGATGATCGTCAGGGCATTCATGGTTTATTTGAAATAGACGAAGTATCCATGATTGCTTTTCCTGATCTAATGAAGCTCTATGAGGGAGATAAGAAGTCGGCTGAACCTTTCCTTGATCTTGAGCAGATACATGGAATTATGGAGGTGATGATTAGCCGTTGTGAAACCTCTTTCCCTTCGCCACCTCACCGTATGGTTGTTCTCGATCCACCTCCTGTGAAACTCCGATTAGGAAGAGGCTCTGTTGCCCCAGAGGAGCAAAAGCCACAGGATGTTGCTCAATGGCTCAAGGATTTCAATCGCCGATCGATGTTCGCTGCGCTCTACTATCCGTGGATTAAAGTACCCAATCCGAATAAAGCAGGAAAACCTCTCTTGGTTCCTCCTTGTGGTCACATGATGGGCATCTGGTGTCGTACCGATCAAAACCGTGGTATCTACAAAGCTCCTGCTAATGAAACACCCCGTGGCGTCACTGGTCTGGCCTATGAAACCAATATCCGCGAACAAGAACTCCTCAACCCGGAAGGCATCAATTGCATTCGCAACTTCTCTAACTACAGCCGTGGCTATAAAATCTGGGGTGCTCGTACTCTTGTCGAACCCGACAATATCCAATGGCGCTATATCAGTGTTCGCAGACTGATCAGCTACATTGAAAAATCGATCGAACGTGGCACACAATGGGTGGTCTTCGAACCCAACGACGAAGACCTCTGGGCCAGAGTAACTCGCACCGTCGAAGGATTTCTCGCTGGACTCTGGCGCGATGGAGCCCTATTTGGCAGTAGTCCCGCCGATGCCTTCTATGTCAAATGTGATGGCGACCTCAACACCCACGACACCATGATGAAAGGTCGACTCTACATCGAAGTTGGTGTTTCACCGGTCCGACCCGCCGAATTTGTCATCTTCCGCCTCAGCCAATGGGCACCTAACCAATAA
- a CDS encoding phage tail protein — protein sequence MSEIPIRPITTSRFYVEFDGLTEKLIKSVQEVAFQGQVKGNEKPLATTKGGKTIRQSTSTGFEENPNFTIEVYLREGDMEFYNWMQDTMPSSYSAGSAAAGKGKWSENRKNGSIVAYDPGDKEILRWNIKNAWIKTYKISDLAADGSDLAVETFEIVCEDIRRVPTG from the coding sequence ATGTCTGAGATTCCAATTAGACCCATCACCACCAGTCGGTTCTACGTTGAATTCGACGGACTCACCGAAAAGCTAATCAAAAGCGTCCAAGAGGTGGCCTTCCAAGGTCAAGTCAAAGGTAACGAAAAACCCCTTGCTACTACTAAAGGTGGCAAAACTATTCGTCAAAGTACCTCCACTGGCTTTGAAGAAAATCCTAACTTCACGATCGAAGTCTATTTACGTGAAGGTGATATGGAATTCTACAACTGGATGCAAGACACCATGCCCAGTAGCTATTCTGCGGGTTCTGCTGCTGCCGGTAAAGGCAAATGGTCCGAGAATCGTAAGAATGGCTCGATCGTGGCCTATGACCCTGGTGATAAAGAAATCCTTCGCTGGAATATCAAAAATGCCTGGATCAAAACCTACAAAATCTCTGATCTTGCAGCGGATGGTTCTGACTTAGCGGTCGAGACCTTTGAAATCGTCTGTGAGGATATTCGACGTGTTCCTACGGGCTAA
- a CDS encoding phage tail protein, with amino-acid sequence MAQDEILATSKFYLEFDGITELIAKKVSGLSIKLEAAGDMKSFGVRKGGTSFMQATVSGVTSGTMTVDFVATVEDQSMHDWYRASHSIGGPLAGKGSENKGERKNASITLYNQAGDAAARWTMSGVFPKSYKTSKMEPGGTELFTEKVEFVYETCHRIK; translated from the coding sequence ATGGCCCAAGATGAAATCCTTGCCACCTCAAAGTTCTATCTGGAATTTGATGGCATTACTGAACTCATTGCTAAAAAAGTGAGTGGTCTATCGATCAAACTGGAAGCCGCAGGTGATATGAAGTCCTTCGGTGTGCGGAAAGGTGGCACGAGCTTTATGCAAGCAACTGTTAGCGGTGTGACCAGCGGTACTATGACCGTAGATTTTGTGGCAACAGTCGAAGACCAGTCCATGCATGATTGGTATCGCGCTTCCCACTCGATCGGGGGTCCCCTTGCCGGTAAAGGTTCAGAAAATAAAGGCGAACGCAAAAATGCTTCTATTACACTCTATAACCAAGCTGGTGATGCCGCTGCTCGCTGGACAATGTCCGGCGTCTTTCCCAAGTCCTACAAAACCTCCAAGATGGAGCCCGGTGGAACAGAGCTATTTACTGAAAAGGTCGAGTTTGTCTATGAAACCTGCCACCGCATTAAATAG
- a CDS encoding phage tail protein, whose amino-acid sequence MSDQYELLTSAKYYLEITLSRNHEKIDGYFMDCQGFKRSQEMITICEVFPKQWGKANAKVGRVQRTKLPGNSKVENIILKRGLSISDTLWQWFRDVENGEWRKQRRDGDLTLYDQAAKEQARFRFSGAWPISYKIGDLKADSTDFEIEEVELAVESFIRVQPGGKA is encoded by the coding sequence GTGTCCGACCAGTACGAACTCCTTACGAGCGCTAAGTATTACTTGGAGATCACCCTCAGTCGCAACCATGAGAAAATTGACGGTTACTTCATGGATTGCCAAGGCTTCAAACGATCGCAGGAAATGATCACTATTTGTGAGGTTTTTCCAAAACAGTGGGGTAAGGCTAATGCCAAAGTCGGTCGTGTCCAACGCACTAAACTGCCCGGTAACAGCAAAGTTGAGAACATTATTCTCAAACGCGGACTTTCGATCTCCGATACCCTTTGGCAATGGTTTCGTGATGTCGAGAATGGAGAATGGCGGAAACAACGCCGTGATGGTGACTTAACCTTATATGACCAAGCAGCTAAGGAGCAGGCACGATTTCGATTTTCTGGAGCTTGGCCCATTAGTTATAAGATTGGCGACCTGAAAGCCGACTCTACTGATTTTGAAATTGAAGAAGTGGAACTGGCCGTCGAATCATTTATCCGTGTTCAACCCGGTGGCAAAGCGTGA